From the genome of Cydia amplana chromosome 24, ilCydAmpl1.1, whole genome shotgun sequence:
cactagatatgaaatagtaatggaacgtcacatatcgttactatttcatatctagtgaatgtctAATTCATTTTCTGAATCGTGCCGTGTGTCTTtttctttaagaaataaatgtatctaatctaatttaatctaagtagtatacctacttagagaGGTTTTCATTAgattacattatattttaaatatctgggagaccgagctttgctcggaaaacatataaaatctcgaaaattagcgttttcccagagataaaacctagctagatcgagttTTCgccccctatataccaaatttcatcgaaatcgttagagccgtttccgagatccccgaaatatatatatatatatatatatataaataaataaatatgcaagaattgctcgtttaaaggtattagatttagtaaacaatataatatatagttattttttatttacctggACCAGGAAAGCCATGGCGCACAACACAACGACTGCGAATCGGGACATTTTGAATGTTCTTTCTTCGGTAATGGAAGTTAGAATGATTATTCTAGTTTCATTGACACATTTATACTATTTACTATCGCaggagaaatgtggaaatgggTCAAAGATAATGAACATGGGGTTATAGTCTTGGGAAACACCTGGTACGCTCTAATCAGGGTCACGTATTTATCGGCGCAAATGGTTTTTGCTTAGTTATTTGCGTTATTATGAAGCAAGGTCTTAGGAGGGATATAAAAGCTGATGACAGGTCCTGACATTTATTCTGTTTGCTAACGAGACAGACTAACGAATACACCTAAAATGATTTCCAAGGCCGTCATCATCTGCACCCTAGCCTTCATTGGACAGGTATATACCTATGTTATTGCATTATTGTATAAATTTGAAAATTAACCTAATTTTAAGACCattctagaataaaatttcGGTGGAATTCGTttacatattttcatataaatgtaCATGCATTTTACAAAAGTACAATCTCCAAATAGAGATAAAAGGTTAAAAAGTTTACTTCAGCTAAATAAGAATGTTGTTTGAACTTATAAAACATATTGCATGTTAAAAAAAGATCACTCAAAACCTAATAATTATAACGGCCACAACTATTATAGAGTGTACTGACAAAACCATTCTAAATATTATGGAGTTATGGGAGTCATGTCTGTCATAAAAAAATCTGGCTAATGAAAGAGAGAATGGTATAACTTGGTGTTTTCGTAATTCCTATCGATGTGAATTCATCAGgtttaaatatattatcaagGTAAGCAATATTTGGAAGTACGAATCATACACATACTTTTAGACAGTTAGTAAATGATTtcccaatgtttttttttaattacaggcTATCAGCGGGCCGAGCTCCTACAAAGCTATCTCCCCCAAGCTAGCAAGCTCTTCTAGCTACTCTTCCGGCAGCTGCCAGTCCATCGCCATCTCCAACAGCGGTGGTGACCTGCTCATCACCGCTCTCGGCCCCATCTCGCCGTCCGGCATCGCCGTCGCCACCGAGCTGGGCCTGGCGGGAGACTTGGAGCTCTCCGGCGAGGTGCCGTACCTGACCGCGGTGGAGTTCAAGGGCCAGTTCGACACCAGCGGCTCGGCGGGAGTCTCGTACGGCTGCGGAGACTGCGTCGCCATCACCCAGGAGCTCGGCAACCCGAGCGGCGCCAACGCCAACATCAACTCTGGCTCCAAAATCGTCAGCTGCGGTTGTTCCAAGtactaataaaacatttttttttttacatttcataCGAATAAAtgatttgtattaaaaatatatacagacTACTTATTATCCTaatatttagtaggtacaaaGCTTAATACAGCTCGACTGATGTATTTACAGATGCGATTTATATGTAGTCTTCTAAAATCAAAAATaccttaatttaattaaataaatatcaatatcatatcACTAGGTAGGAGTGAAGGAGGTGGAGGGTTGTTTAATGACATCTACCACGCACGAAGCCACGGGCAGAGGCTATAGTCAACAATAACTCGGGTTTCATTgataatacaatttatttatacttGTCTTGTTTCTATTCCGTTCCGGCGACCAAGAACGTAAAACCATTTTAGAAATATTAGATCTAAGAAATGTTAGTTTAATTACGCGATGAAGTCTCATTTCGTTTAAAGTAACATGTGATAATCGATGCTAAAATAATGGTTTtggtaatgttttatttaatttcatccgtatccgcatccgcacTGTCCGGAGATGGACACTAATGATCCGCAGGCGGGCATGCAGCCGcatacagaggggctaccgcgaaaaccgaatttcgcaaattgcggggatctttctcttttactccaatgactgcgtaattagagtgaccgaaaaaaatgcccacaatttgcgaaattctattttcgcggtagcccctcaggacgGGTCAACTTGGGCTAATAGTCCACTGACGACTACAATTTAATGGTCgccaaatattaaaaataatgaaatttaaaaagggTCTATTTGTTCACCTGAAGCAGGCAAGCCTGGATACACATAGCACTAGCTAGTACTAACTCAGAATTTTCCCCGATGGAAACACACATAACGAAAGTCGACTTTATATTGGCCAAGagcaataaaaacaatacatCATTCTCGTCTGACCACAGGCTAATAAGACTCACGTATTACATGAAGGCAACTACAACGAAAAGTCGATCACATATTATGGGGTCAGATATAAACATTTCACCCCGCTAGAGTCTGAAATTCTGAATCCCTTAAAAATATGATGGAAgaccaaataaaaaatatagagtCGAATAATAGTTGTCAATTAACATACAAAAACACCGTCCAAGCTATAAAAAACTGCGTGGAAAATCTACCAAACAGAGAAAAGGACATCAA
Proteins encoded in this window:
- the LOC134659115 gene encoding chorion class CB protein M5H4-like; amino-acid sequence: MISKAVIICTLAFIGQAISGPSSYKAISPKLASSSSYSSGSCQSIAISNSGGDLLITALGPISPSGIAVATELGLAGDLELSGEVPYLTAVEFKGQFDTSGSAGVSYGCGDCVAITQELGNPSGANANINSGSKIVSCGCSKY